DNA sequence from the Vicia villosa cultivar HV-30 ecotype Madison, WI linkage group LG3, Vvil1.0, whole genome shotgun sequence genome:
ACCATAGAAAACCGTTGCAATAGCACAATTTGGCCGGGAACACTTTCTGGAAACGGCGCTGCACTTCTCGGAGACGGAGGATTTTCTCTATCGCCAGGTTCCTCTCTTCAGCTCACTGCTCCGTCAGGTTGGTCCGGCCGTTTCTGGGGTAGAACCGGCTGTGACTTTGATGGTGTGGGTAATGGGAATTGCATCACTGGAGACTGCGCCAGAGGGTTATACTGCAACGGTGGAGGTGCGCCTCCGGTGACGCTAGCTGAGTTTACTATCGGAAACGGGAATGGAGATAAAGACTTCTACGACGTGAGTCTGGTGGACGGTTACAATGTGGGGATTGGGATCCATGCAGCAGGAGGAACGGGTGACTGCCAGTATGCAGGCTGTGTTGCGGATTTGAACGGTCACTGTCCTGCGGAGTTGCAGGTGACGGAGGAAGGGGGTTCTGTGGTGGCGTGTAAGAGTGCGTGTGCCGCGTTTAATACAGAGGAGTTTTGTTGCACCGGGGAGCATTCTAGTCCGGAGAGGTGTAGCCCGACGCAATACTCGGAGATGTTTAAGAATGCTTGTCCCTCTGCGTATAGTTATGCT
Encoded proteins:
- the LOC131660167 gene encoding pathogenesis-related thaumatin-like protein 3.5; protein product: MELFTNSKTSPFLILLMLLLGNVASGTVFTIENRCNSTIWPGTLSGNGAALLGDGGFSLSPGSSLQLTAPSGWSGRFWGRTGCDFDGVGNGNCITGDCARGLYCNGGGAPPVTLAEFTIGNGNGDKDFYDVSLVDGYNVGIGIHAAGGTGDCQYAGCVADLNGHCPAELQVTEEGGSVVACKSACAAFNTEEFCCTGEHSSPERCSPTQYSEMFKNACPSAYSYAYDDASSTCTCSGSDYHITFCPTASSS